A stretch of DNA from Silvanigrella paludirubra:
ATAACAGGATCACTTTGTGAAATCGCGCATTTTACTTTAAATAAAGAATTTAAAAATATTGATCCTAAAAATACTAAAATTATTTTAATTGAAGCTGGAAATAGAATTTTGTCTGCCTTTTCTGAAAAGCTATCAGAGCAAGCTTTAAAAGATTTAAAAAATATCGGCGCTTTAGTTAAAATAAATACAAGAGTGAATAATATTACAAACGAAGGTGTTTGGATTGGAGAAGAATTTATTCCTTCAAAAACGGTGATTTGGGCGGCAGGAGTAAAACCATCTGAAACGGGAAAACTTTTAGGAACAGAACTTGATCCTGTAGGAAGAGTATATATAGAACCAAATCTGAATTTAAAAAATCATGCGAATGTTTTTGTTCTTGGAGATCAATCCCATTGCAAAGATAAAAATAATATTCCATTACCTGGCTTAGCACCCGTTGCGATTCAACAAGGAATTCATACAGCTAAAAACATAATAAGAGTGGTTAATGGAAAAAACATACTTCCCTACCATTATTTTGATAAAGGTATCATGGCAACAATTGGGAGAGGCCGCGCTATTTCAGAATATTCTGGTATTAAAATGACTGGAAAGATAGCATGGCTTGCTTGGTTATTTGTTCATATATTATACCTAATTGGATTTAGAAATAAATTTTTTGTTTTATGCCAATGGATGTGGTCATATGTTACTTTTGGAAGAGGAGCTAGATTAATTACAAATCAAGATTGGAAAAATAAGGATTCATAATTTTTCATACATTGAATTTCCTAAAGTCTTTAAATTAAAAGCTTTCGGATCTAGACTATCGCTATGGCCTATTACTAAAACCCCGCCTTTAACTAAACGCATTACTAGTTTGCCAATAATCTCTTTTACTTTATCTGGAGTAAAATAAATTAAAACATTTCTACAGACTATCACTTCGTAACAAGGTTGCATGTTTTGTAACTTAACAAGATTATCTGTAAAAAAACTACATCTAGCTTTTATATTAGGATCTGGTGTAAATGAATCTTCTTTATCCATTTTTTTAACAAAATTTTGATAATTAGCAGCTATTTTAGCTAAAT
This window harbors:
- a CDS encoding NAD(P)/FAD-dependent oxidoreductase, which codes for MNNHITSIHVVIVGAGFAGINAAKKLGNAKGIHVTILDKKNYHLFQPLLYQVAMAGLSPAEIASPIRSILSKYKNIDIVLGKVTNISLSNQTVETDFKKYNYDYLILACGATHSYFGKNEWENFAPGMKTIEQATEIRRRVLTAFELAEQEIDQNKVKSYLTFVVVGGGPTGVEITGSLCEIAHFTLNKEFKNIDPKNTKIILIEAGNRILSAFSEKLSEQALKDLKNIGALVKINTRVNNITNEGVWIGEEFIPSKTVIWAAGVKPSETGKLLGTELDPVGRVYIEPNLNLKNHANVFVLGDQSHCKDKNNIPLPGLAPVAIQQGIHTAKNIIRVVNGKNILPYHYFDKGIMATIGRGRAISEYSGIKMTGKIAWLAWLFVHILYLIGFRNKFFVLCQWMWSYVTFGRGARLITNQDWKNKDS